One window of Lemur catta isolate mLemCat1 chromosome 3, mLemCat1.pri, whole genome shotgun sequence genomic DNA carries:
- the DENND4B gene encoding DENN domain-containing protein 4B isoform X2, translated as MEADAVSEGGAMAEERPPRLVDYFVVAGLPGNGAPIPEETWIPEPSGPLRPPRPAEPITDVAIIARALGEEVPQGYTCIQASAGGHPLELSAGLLGGTQPVICYRRGRDKPPLVELGVLYEGKEHPKPGFQVLDTTPYSHSANLAPPGPGHPRTYLTYRRAAEGAGLHALGITDLCLVLPSKGEGTPHTYCRLPRNLNPGMWGPAVYLCYKVGLAKANTLVYEAELLGRYPEEDNEAFPLPESVPVFCLPMGATIECWPAQTKYPVPVFSTFVLTGAAGDKVYGAALQFYEAFPRARLSERQARALGLLSAVERGRALGGRAVRSRRAIAVLSRWPAFPAFRAFLTFLYRYSVSGPHRLPLEAHISHFIHNVPFPSPQRPRILVQMSPYDNLLLCQPVSSPLPLSGASFLQLLQSLGPELAVTLLLAVLTEHKLLVHSLRPDLLTSVCEALVSMIFPLHWQCPYIPLCPLVLADVLSAPVPFIVGIHSSYFDLHDPPADVICVDLDTNTLFQTEEKKLLSPRTLPRRPYKVLLATLTNLYQQLDQTYTGPEEEASLEFLLTDYEAVCGRRARLEREVQGAFLRFMACLLKGYRVFLRPLTQAPSEGARDVDNLFFLQGFLKSRERSSHKLYSQLLHTQMFSQFIEECSFGSARHSALEFFDSCVDKVHPEQEKPELTPLVELEELSGNELTVFITPPEEPPVPEGGESTPQYCYDGFPELRAELFESPQEQPGALPVPGPSRSAPSSPAPRRTKQEMKVAQRMAQKSAAVPELWARCLLGHCYGLWFLCLPAYVRSAPSRVQALHTAYHVLRQMESCKVVLPDEVCYRVLMQLCSHYGQPVLSVRVMLEMRQAGIVPNTITYGYYNKAVLESKWPSGTPGGRLRWAKLRNVVLGAAQFRQPLRERRQQQQQQQQQQQEEEVSAHQEAGSSQPESYLERPSPSRPLQRQTTWAGRSLRDPASPTGRLVKSGSLGSARGAQPTVEAGVAHMIEALGVLEPRGSPVPWHDGSLSDLSLTGEEPAPGGSPGGSGLALSAQSTEALEGLSGRGPKAGGRQDEAGTPRRGLGARLQQLLTPSRRSLASRIPPPELPPDLPAPARRSPMDSLLHPRERPGSTASESSASLGSEWDLSESSLSSLSLRRSSERLSDTPGSFQSPSLEILLSSCSLCRACDSLVYDEEIMAGWAPDDSNLNTTCPFCACPFVPLLSVQTLDSRPSAPSPVPAGASGSKDAPVPGGPGPVLSDRRLCLALDEPQLCNGHVGGASRRVESGAWAYLSPLVLRKELESLVENEGSEVLALPELPAAHPIIFWNLLWYFQRLRLPSILPGLVLASCDGPPLPQAPSPWLTPDPASVQVRLLWDVLTPDPNSCPPLYVLWRVHSQIPQRVVWPGPVPASLSLALLESVLRHVGLNEVHKAVGLLLETLGPPPTGLHLQRSIYREILFLTMAALGKDHVDIVAFDKKYKSAFNKLASSMGKEELRQRRAQMPTPKAIDCRKCFGAPPEC; from the exons ATGGAGGCAG ATGCAGTGAGTGAGGGGGGGGCCATGGCGGAGGAGCGCCCCCCCCGGCTGGTGGATTACTTCGTGGTAGCTGGGCTTCCAGGGAACGGAGCACCCATCCCTGAGGAAACGTGGATTCCTGAACCCAGTGGGCCCCTGCGCCCTCCCCGGCCGGCTGAGCCCATCACGGATGTAGCCATCATTGCTAGGGCACTGGGCGAGGAGGTGCCCCAGGGCTATACCTGCATCCAAGCTTCTGCTGGGGGCCACCCCTTGGAACTCAGTGCTGGGCTCCTGGGTGGAACTCAGCCTGTCATCTGCTACCGCAGGGGCCGTGACAAGCCCCCCCTTGTTGAACTGGG GGTGTTGTATGAGGGGAAGGAGCATCCCAAGCCTGGCTTCCAAGTGCTTGACACAACACCCTACAGCCACTCAGCCAACCTGGCCCCTCCAGGCCCTGGGCACCCCCGCACCTACCTCACTTACCGGCGGGCAGCAGAGGGGGCAGGGCTGCATGCCCTGGGCATCACTGACCTCTGCCTGGTGCTGCCCAGCAAGGGTGAGGGCACTCCTCATACTTACTGCCGGTTGCCCCGCAACCTCAACCCTGGCATG TGGGGCCCAGCAGTGTACCTGTGCTACAAGGTGGGCCTGGCCAAGGCCAACACGCTGGTATATGAGGCAG AGCTGCTGGGCCGCTACCCGGAGGAGGACAATGAGGCATTCCCGCTGCCCGAGTCAGTGCCCGTCTTCTGCCTGCCCATGGGGGCCACTATCGAGTGCTGGCCTGCGCAGACCAAGTACCCTGTGCCCGTCTTCTCCACCTTCGTGCTCACGGGTGCAGCTGGTGATAAG GTGTATGGTGCCGCCCTGCAATTCTACGAGGCGTTCCCGAGGGCCAGGCTGTCAGAGCGGCAAGCACGGGCGCTGGGCCTGCTGAGCGCTGTGGAGCGGGGCCGGGCACTGGGGGGCCGAGCTGTGCGCAGCCGGCGCGCCATTGCTGTGCTGTCCCGCtggcctgccttccctgccttTCGCGCCTTCCTCACCTTCCTTTACCGCTACTCCGTCTCAGGCCCCCACCGCCTGCCCTTGGAAGC GCATATCTCCCACTTCATTCACAAcgtccccttcccttccccacagaGGCCCCGCATCCTAGTGCAG ATGTCTCCCTATGACAACCTGCTCCTCTGTCAACCTGTgtcctcacccctgcccctcaG TGGTGCCAGcttcctgcagctgctgcagagccTGGGCCCTGAGCTGGCTGTCACGCTACTGCTGGCTGTGCTCACAGAGCACAAGCTGCTGGTCCACTCGCTGCGGCCAGACCTGCTCACCAGCGTCTGTGAGGCCCTCGTCTCG ATGATCTTCCCGCTGCACTGGCAGTGCCCCTACATTCCGCTGTGCCCACTGGTGCTGGCAGACGTGCTGAGCGCCCCTGTGCCCTTCATTGTGGGTATCCACTCCAGTTACTTCGATCTGCACGACCCGCCTGCTGACGTCATCTGCGTTGATCTTGATACCAACACGCTCTTCCA GACTGAGGAAAAGAAGCTCCTCTCCCCTCGGACCCTGCCCCGCAGACCCTACAAGGTTCTGTTGGCCACACTGACAAACCTGTACCAGCAACTGGACCAGA CATATACTGGACCCGAGGAGGAGGCATCCCTGGAATTCCTGCTGACAGACTACGAGGCAGTGTGTGGCCGCCGGGCCCGGCTGGAGCGCGAAGTCCAGGGAGCTTTTCTCCGCTTCATGGCCTGTCTGCTCAAGGGCTACCGGGTCTTCCTGCGCCCACTCACCCAGGCCCCCTCTGAGGGGGCTCGTGATGTTGACAACCTTTTCTTCCTGCAGG GCTTCCTCAAATCCCGGGAACGCTCCAGCCACAAACTGTACTCTCAGCTGCTGCACACACAGATGTTCTCGCAGTTCATCGAGGAATGCTCTTTTGGCTCTGCTCGGCATTCTGCCCTCGAATTCTTCGACTCTTGTGTTGACAAG GTCCACCCAGAGCAGGAGAAGCCTGAGCTGACACCCTTAGTGGAGCTGGAGGAGCTGTCGGGAAATGAGCTCACTGTCTTCATCACGCCTCCCGAGGAGCCACCGGTACCAGAGGGTGGTGAATCCACTCCCCAATACTG CTACGATGGGTTCCCCGAGCTACGGGCTGAGCTGTTTGAGTCTCCTCAAGAGCAACCTGGGGCCCTGCCTGTGCCGGGCCCATCCCGTAGTGCCCCCAGCAGTCCTGCCCCTCGCCGTACAAAACAG GAGATGAAGGTTGCACAGCGGATGGCACAGAAGTCAGCAGCTGTGCCTGAGCTGTGGGCCCGGTGCCTGCTGGGGCACTGCTATGGGCTGTGGTTCCTGTGTCTACCTGCCTATGTGCGGTCGGCGCCCTCCCGCGTACAGGCACTGCACACAGCCTACCATGTGCTGCGCCAGATGGAGAGCTGCAAGGTGGTGCTCCCTGATGAG GTGTGTTACCGGGTGCTGATGCAGCTCTGCTCACACTACGGGCAGCCTGTTCTATCTGTGCGTGTCATGCTGGAGATGCGGCAGGCGGGCATCGTTCCCAACACCATCACTTACGGCTACTACAACAAG GCTGTgctggagagcaagtggccatCTGGCACACCTGGTGGGCGCCTGCGCTGGGCTAAGCTCCGGAATGTCGTCCTGGGGGCTGCTCAGTTCCGCCAGCCCTTGAGagagcggcggcagcagcagcagcagcagcagcagcagcagcaggaggaggaggtatCAGCACATCAGGAGGCAGGCAGCTCCCAGCCAG AGTCCTATCTGGAGCGCCCCTCTCCCAGCCGCCCCCTTCAGCGCCAGACAACTTGGGCTGGGCGAAGTCTGCGGGACCCAGCCTCACCCACTGGGCGCCTGGTGAAGAGTGGCAGCTTGGGCAGTGCCCGAGGGGCACAGCCCACTGTAGAGGCTGGTGTGGCCCACA TGATAGAGGCCTTGGGGGTCCTAGAACCCCGGGGATCACCTGTGCCCTGGCATGATGGAAGTCTCTCAGACCTAAGCCTGACAGGGGAGGAGCCAGCACCTGGAGGCAGCCCAGGAGGCTCAGGCTTGGCCCTCAGTGCCCAGTCCACAGAGGCCCTGGAAGGGCTAAGTGGGCGGGGGCCCAAGGCTGGTGGGCGTCAGGATGAGGCAGGCACCCCCCGACGAGGGCTGGGTGCCCGCCTCCAACAACTGCTCACTCCTTCCCGCCGCTCCCTTGCCTCCCGCATTCCCCCACCTGAGCTGCCCCCTGACCTGCCAGCCCCAGCCCGCCGCAGCCCTATGGACAGCCTTCTGCATCCCCGGGAGCGCCCTGGGTCCACTGCCTCTGAG AGCTCAGCCTCTCTGGGCAGTGAGTGGGACCTCTCAGAATCTTCTCTCAGCAGCCTGAGCCTTCGCCGTTCCTCAGAGCGCCTCAGTGACACCCCTGGATCCTTCCAGTCACCTTCCCTGGAA ATTCTGCTGTCTAGCTGCTCCCTGTGCCGTGCCTGTGATTCGCTGGTGTATGATGAGGAAATCATGGCTGGCTGGGCACCTGACGACTCTAACCTCAACACAACCTGCCCCTTCTGCGCCTGCCCCTTTGTGCCCCTGCTCAGTGTCCAGACCCTTGATTCCCGGCCCAG TGCCCCCAGCCCCGTCCCTGCTGGTGCCAGTGGCAGCAAAGATGCTCCTGTCCCTGGGGGTCCTGGCCCTGTGCTCAGTGACCGCAGGCTCTGCCTTGCTCTGGATGAGCCCCAGCTCTGCAATGGGCACGTAGGG GGTGCCTCCCGGCGGGTTGAAAGTGGGGCATGGGCATACTTGAGCCCCCTGGTGCTGCGCAAGGAGCTGGAGTCACTGGTAGAGAATGAGGGCAGTGAGGTGCTGGCATTGCCCGAGCTGCCTGCTGCCCACCCCATCATCTTCTGGAACCTTCTGTGGTATTTCCAACGGCTGCGCCTGCCCAGTATTCTACCAGGCCTGGTGCTGGCCTCCTGTGATGGGCCCCCGCTCCCCCAG GCCCCATCTCCTTGGCTAACCCCTGATCCAGCCTCTGTGCAGGTACGACTGCTGTGGGATGTATTGACCCCTGACCCCAATAGCTGCCCACCTCTCTATGTGCTCTGGAGGGTCCACA gcCAGATCCCCCAGCGGGTGGTATGGCCAGGCCCAGTACCTGCGTCCCTTAGTTTGGCTTTGTTGGAGTCGGTGCTGCGCCATGTTGGACTCAATGAAGTGCACAAGGCTGTGGGGCTCCTGCTGGAAACTCTAGGGCCCCCTCCCACTGGCCTGCACCTGCAGAG GAGCATCTACCGTGAGATCTTATTCCTGACAATGGCTGCTCTTGGCAAGGACCACGTGGACATAG TGGCCTTCGATAAGAAGTACAAGTCTGCCTTTAACAAGCTGGCCAGCAGCATGGGCAAGGAGGAGCTGAGGCAGCGGCGGGCACAGATGCCCACTCCCAAGGCCATTGACTGCCGAAAATGTTTTGGAGCGCCTCCGGAATGCTAG
- the DENND4B gene encoding DENN domain-containing protein 4B isoform X4 codes for MEADAVSEGGAMAEERPPRLVDYFVVAGLPGNGAPIPEETWIPEPSGPLRPPRPAEPITDVAIIARALGEEVPQGYTCIQASAGGHPLELSAGLLGGTQPVICYRRGRDKPPLVELGVLYEGKEHPKPGFQVLDTTPYSHSANLAPPGPGHPRTYLTYRRAAEGAGLHALGITDLCLVLPSKGEGTPHTYCRLPRNLNPGMWGPAVYLCYKVGLAKANTLVYEAELLGRYPEEDNEAFPLPESVPVFCLPMGATIECWPAQTKYPVPVFSTFVLTGAAGDKVYGAALQFYEAFPRARLSERQARALGLLSAVERGRALGGRAVRSRRAIAVLSRWPAFPAFRAFLTFLYRYSVSGPHRLPLEAHISHFIHNVPFPSPQRPRILVQMSPYDNLLLCQPVSSPLPLSGASFLQLLQSLGPELAVTLLLAVLTEHKLLVHSLRPDLLTSVCEALVSMIFPLHWQCPYIPLCPLVLADVLSAPVPFIVGIHSSYFDLHDPPADVICVDLDTNTLFQTEEKKLLSPRTLPRRPYKVLLATLTNLYQQLDQTYTGPEEEASLEFLLTDYEAVCGRRARLEREVQGAFLRFMACLLKGYRVFLRPLTQAPSEGARDVDNLFFLQGFLKSRERSSHKLYSQLLHTQMFSQFIEECSFGSARHSALEFFDSCVDKVHPEQEKPELTPLVELEELSGNELTVFITPPEEPPVPEGGESTPQYCYDGFPELRAELFESPQEQPGALPVPGPSRSAPSSPAPRRTKQEMKVAQRMAQKSAAVPELWARCLLGHCYGLWFLCLPAYVRSAPSRVQALHTAYHVLRQMESCKVVLPDEVCYRVLMQLCSHYGQPVLSVRVMLEMRQAGIVPNTITYGYYNKAVLESKWPSGTPGGRLRWAKLRNVVLGAAQFRQPLRERRQQQQQQQQQQQEEEVSAHQEAGSSQPESYLERPSPSRPLQRQTTWAGRSLRDPASPTGRLVKSGSLGSARGAQPTVEAGVAHMIEALGVLEPRGSPVPWHDGSLSDLSLTGEEPAPGGSPGGSGLALSAQSTEALEGLSGRGPKAGGRQDEAGTPRRGLGARLQQLLTPSRRSLASRIPPPELPPDLPAPARRSPMDSLLHPRERPGSTASESSASLGSEWDLSESSLSSLSLRRSSERLSDTPGSFQSPSLEILLSSCSLCRACDSLVYDEEIMAGWAPDDSNLNTTCPFCACPFVPLLSVQTLDSRPSAPSPVPAGASGSKDAPVPGGPGPVLSDRRLCLALDEPQLCNGHVGGASRRVESGAWAYLSPLVLRKELESLVENEGSEVLALPELPAAHPIIFWNLLWYFQRLRLPSILPGLVLASCDGPPLPQAPSPWLTPDPASVQARSPSGWYGQAQYLRPLVWLCWSRCCAMLDSMKCTRLWGSCWKL; via the exons ATGGAGGCAG ATGCAGTGAGTGAGGGGGGGGCCATGGCGGAGGAGCGCCCCCCCCGGCTGGTGGATTACTTCGTGGTAGCTGGGCTTCCAGGGAACGGAGCACCCATCCCTGAGGAAACGTGGATTCCTGAACCCAGTGGGCCCCTGCGCCCTCCCCGGCCGGCTGAGCCCATCACGGATGTAGCCATCATTGCTAGGGCACTGGGCGAGGAGGTGCCCCAGGGCTATACCTGCATCCAAGCTTCTGCTGGGGGCCACCCCTTGGAACTCAGTGCTGGGCTCCTGGGTGGAACTCAGCCTGTCATCTGCTACCGCAGGGGCCGTGACAAGCCCCCCCTTGTTGAACTGGG GGTGTTGTATGAGGGGAAGGAGCATCCCAAGCCTGGCTTCCAAGTGCTTGACACAACACCCTACAGCCACTCAGCCAACCTGGCCCCTCCAGGCCCTGGGCACCCCCGCACCTACCTCACTTACCGGCGGGCAGCAGAGGGGGCAGGGCTGCATGCCCTGGGCATCACTGACCTCTGCCTGGTGCTGCCCAGCAAGGGTGAGGGCACTCCTCATACTTACTGCCGGTTGCCCCGCAACCTCAACCCTGGCATG TGGGGCCCAGCAGTGTACCTGTGCTACAAGGTGGGCCTGGCCAAGGCCAACACGCTGGTATATGAGGCAG AGCTGCTGGGCCGCTACCCGGAGGAGGACAATGAGGCATTCCCGCTGCCCGAGTCAGTGCCCGTCTTCTGCCTGCCCATGGGGGCCACTATCGAGTGCTGGCCTGCGCAGACCAAGTACCCTGTGCCCGTCTTCTCCACCTTCGTGCTCACGGGTGCAGCTGGTGATAAG GTGTATGGTGCCGCCCTGCAATTCTACGAGGCGTTCCCGAGGGCCAGGCTGTCAGAGCGGCAAGCACGGGCGCTGGGCCTGCTGAGCGCTGTGGAGCGGGGCCGGGCACTGGGGGGCCGAGCTGTGCGCAGCCGGCGCGCCATTGCTGTGCTGTCCCGCtggcctgccttccctgccttTCGCGCCTTCCTCACCTTCCTTTACCGCTACTCCGTCTCAGGCCCCCACCGCCTGCCCTTGGAAGC GCATATCTCCCACTTCATTCACAAcgtccccttcccttccccacagaGGCCCCGCATCCTAGTGCAG ATGTCTCCCTATGACAACCTGCTCCTCTGTCAACCTGTgtcctcacccctgcccctcaG TGGTGCCAGcttcctgcagctgctgcagagccTGGGCCCTGAGCTGGCTGTCACGCTACTGCTGGCTGTGCTCACAGAGCACAAGCTGCTGGTCCACTCGCTGCGGCCAGACCTGCTCACCAGCGTCTGTGAGGCCCTCGTCTCG ATGATCTTCCCGCTGCACTGGCAGTGCCCCTACATTCCGCTGTGCCCACTGGTGCTGGCAGACGTGCTGAGCGCCCCTGTGCCCTTCATTGTGGGTATCCACTCCAGTTACTTCGATCTGCACGACCCGCCTGCTGACGTCATCTGCGTTGATCTTGATACCAACACGCTCTTCCA GACTGAGGAAAAGAAGCTCCTCTCCCCTCGGACCCTGCCCCGCAGACCCTACAAGGTTCTGTTGGCCACACTGACAAACCTGTACCAGCAACTGGACCAGA CATATACTGGACCCGAGGAGGAGGCATCCCTGGAATTCCTGCTGACAGACTACGAGGCAGTGTGTGGCCGCCGGGCCCGGCTGGAGCGCGAAGTCCAGGGAGCTTTTCTCCGCTTCATGGCCTGTCTGCTCAAGGGCTACCGGGTCTTCCTGCGCCCACTCACCCAGGCCCCCTCTGAGGGGGCTCGTGATGTTGACAACCTTTTCTTCCTGCAGG GCTTCCTCAAATCCCGGGAACGCTCCAGCCACAAACTGTACTCTCAGCTGCTGCACACACAGATGTTCTCGCAGTTCATCGAGGAATGCTCTTTTGGCTCTGCTCGGCATTCTGCCCTCGAATTCTTCGACTCTTGTGTTGACAAG GTCCACCCAGAGCAGGAGAAGCCTGAGCTGACACCCTTAGTGGAGCTGGAGGAGCTGTCGGGAAATGAGCTCACTGTCTTCATCACGCCTCCCGAGGAGCCACCGGTACCAGAGGGTGGTGAATCCACTCCCCAATACTG CTACGATGGGTTCCCCGAGCTACGGGCTGAGCTGTTTGAGTCTCCTCAAGAGCAACCTGGGGCCCTGCCTGTGCCGGGCCCATCCCGTAGTGCCCCCAGCAGTCCTGCCCCTCGCCGTACAAAACAG GAGATGAAGGTTGCACAGCGGATGGCACAGAAGTCAGCAGCTGTGCCTGAGCTGTGGGCCCGGTGCCTGCTGGGGCACTGCTATGGGCTGTGGTTCCTGTGTCTACCTGCCTATGTGCGGTCGGCGCCCTCCCGCGTACAGGCACTGCACACAGCCTACCATGTGCTGCGCCAGATGGAGAGCTGCAAGGTGGTGCTCCCTGATGAG GTGTGTTACCGGGTGCTGATGCAGCTCTGCTCACACTACGGGCAGCCTGTTCTATCTGTGCGTGTCATGCTGGAGATGCGGCAGGCGGGCATCGTTCCCAACACCATCACTTACGGCTACTACAACAAG GCTGTgctggagagcaagtggccatCTGGCACACCTGGTGGGCGCCTGCGCTGGGCTAAGCTCCGGAATGTCGTCCTGGGGGCTGCTCAGTTCCGCCAGCCCTTGAGagagcggcggcagcagcagcagcagcagcagcagcagcagcaggaggaggaggtatCAGCACATCAGGAGGCAGGCAGCTCCCAGCCAG AGTCCTATCTGGAGCGCCCCTCTCCCAGCCGCCCCCTTCAGCGCCAGACAACTTGGGCTGGGCGAAGTCTGCGGGACCCAGCCTCACCCACTGGGCGCCTGGTGAAGAGTGGCAGCTTGGGCAGTGCCCGAGGGGCACAGCCCACTGTAGAGGCTGGTGTGGCCCACA TGATAGAGGCCTTGGGGGTCCTAGAACCCCGGGGATCACCTGTGCCCTGGCATGATGGAAGTCTCTCAGACCTAAGCCTGACAGGGGAGGAGCCAGCACCTGGAGGCAGCCCAGGAGGCTCAGGCTTGGCCCTCAGTGCCCAGTCCACAGAGGCCCTGGAAGGGCTAAGTGGGCGGGGGCCCAAGGCTGGTGGGCGTCAGGATGAGGCAGGCACCCCCCGACGAGGGCTGGGTGCCCGCCTCCAACAACTGCTCACTCCTTCCCGCCGCTCCCTTGCCTCCCGCATTCCCCCACCTGAGCTGCCCCCTGACCTGCCAGCCCCAGCCCGCCGCAGCCCTATGGACAGCCTTCTGCATCCCCGGGAGCGCCCTGGGTCCACTGCCTCTGAG AGCTCAGCCTCTCTGGGCAGTGAGTGGGACCTCTCAGAATCTTCTCTCAGCAGCCTGAGCCTTCGCCGTTCCTCAGAGCGCCTCAGTGACACCCCTGGATCCTTCCAGTCACCTTCCCTGGAA ATTCTGCTGTCTAGCTGCTCCCTGTGCCGTGCCTGTGATTCGCTGGTGTATGATGAGGAAATCATGGCTGGCTGGGCACCTGACGACTCTAACCTCAACACAACCTGCCCCTTCTGCGCCTGCCCCTTTGTGCCCCTGCTCAGTGTCCAGACCCTTGATTCCCGGCCCAG TGCCCCCAGCCCCGTCCCTGCTGGTGCCAGTGGCAGCAAAGATGCTCCTGTCCCTGGGGGTCCTGGCCCTGTGCTCAGTGACCGCAGGCTCTGCCTTGCTCTGGATGAGCCCCAGCTCTGCAATGGGCACGTAGGG GGTGCCTCCCGGCGGGTTGAAAGTGGGGCATGGGCATACTTGAGCCCCCTGGTGCTGCGCAAGGAGCTGGAGTCACTGGTAGAGAATGAGGGCAGTGAGGTGCTGGCATTGCCCGAGCTGCCTGCTGCCCACCCCATCATCTTCTGGAACCTTCTGTGGTATTTCCAACGGCTGCGCCTGCCCAGTATTCTACCAGGCCTGGTGCTGGCCTCCTGTGATGGGCCCCCGCTCCCCCAG GCCCCATCTCCTTGGCTAACCCCTGATCCAGCCTCTGTGCAG gcCAGATCCCCCAGCGGGTGGTATGGCCAGGCCCAGTACCTGCGTCCCTTAGTTTGGCTTTGTTGGAGTCGGTGCTGCGCCATGTTGGACTCAATGAAGTGCACAAGGCTGTGGGGCTCCTGCTGGAAACTCTAG